One part of the Anaerolineales bacterium genome encodes these proteins:
- a CDS encoding fructose PTS transporter subunit IIA → MNDIITQDLMALDVALADKAAVIAQIADILQAAGRLKDREQYIKDVYEREAMVPTGIGNLIAIPHARSAGVGESGLVFVRLAAPIAWNEDEQARLVFGIAVPDDNADNLHLKILANVAKKLLDDKIRQLIEESPSKQEIVEALLA, encoded by the coding sequence ATGAACGACATCATCACCCAGGACCTGATGGCGCTGGATGTGGCTTTGGCGGACAAAGCGGCGGTGATCGCTCAGATCGCCGACATCCTGCAGGCCGCCGGCCGCCTAAAGGACCGCGAGCAATACATCAAGGATGTGTACGAGCGTGAGGCGATGGTGCCGACCGGCATCGGCAACCTGATCGCAATCCCGCATGCGCGCTCGGCCGGAGTAGGGGAGTCTGGGTTGGTGTTCGTGCGCCTGGCGGCGCCGATCGCCTGGAACGAGGACGAGCAGGCCCGGCTGGTGTTCGGGATCGCCGTGCCGGATGACAATGCAGACAACCTGCATTTGAAGATCCTTGCCAATGTGGCCAAGAAATTGCTTGATGATAAAATCAGGCAGTTAATCGAAGAGTCTCCTTCGAAGCAGGAAATTGTCGAGGCCTTGCTGGCGTAA
- a CDS encoding GntR family transcriptional regulator yields MQSQSSKTSLPKYRQIEEELRYKILFGHWKPGHQILTEMELCEQYKVSRITIRKAINELENAGYLVRQSGKGTFVTDWQENLEERPVLKSFTNEMHALGKKAITIDVELTVTEADRIQSGILSIPEGHRIIQLKRVRAIEGGVIIGYSINTFPFTRDFSTNPEDYFESFYEYLGQFGIFFTSALDYLEAMLPPAEVAQKLRIAESEPVLKSVKISHSTDRLFTEYNTCYYVGREYRYYVKY; encoded by the coding sequence ATGCAGAGCCAAAGCTCGAAAACGTCGCTGCCCAAGTACCGCCAGATCGAAGAAGAGCTGCGGTATAAGATCTTGTTTGGGCATTGGAAGCCTGGTCACCAGATCCTGACCGAGATGGAACTGTGCGAGCAGTACAAGGTCAGCCGCATCACCATCCGCAAAGCCATCAACGAACTTGAGAATGCCGGCTACCTGGTGCGCCAGAGCGGCAAAGGCACTTTTGTCACTGACTGGCAGGAGAACCTGGAAGAGCGCCCGGTGCTCAAGAGCTTCACGAACGAGATGCACGCCCTGGGCAAGAAGGCGATCACGATCGATGTGGAGCTGACGGTCACGGAAGCGGACAGGATCCAATCGGGCATCCTGAGCATTCCGGAGGGGCACCGCATCATCCAGCTCAAGCGCGTGCGGGCGATCGAGGGTGGGGTGATCATTGGTTACTCGATCAACACCTTCCCATTCACGCGTGATTTTTCCACGAATCCTGAAGACTACTTCGAGTCGTTCTACGAATACCTGGGCCAGTTCGGCATCTTTTTCACATCCGCGCTGGATTATCTGGAGGCGATGCTGCCCCCGGCCGAAGTGGCGCAGAAGTTGCGCATTGCCGAGTCTGAGCCGGTGCTCAAGAGCGTCAAGATCAGCCACAGCACCGACCGGCTGTTTACTGAGTACAACACGTGTTACTACGTGGGCCGAGAGTACCGCTACTACGTCAAGTACTAA
- a CDS encoding HPr family phosphocarrier protein, producing the protein MNSIELTIANEVGLHARPATLFVKTAQKHQAEITVSFDGKSVSAKSLLGLLTLAVTKGSVITVAAEGEDAEAALAALSELVSNNFGE; encoded by the coding sequence ATGAATTCCATTGAATTGACGATAGCCAACGAGGTGGGCTTGCATGCCCGCCCGGCTACATTGTTTGTAAAGACGGCCCAGAAGCATCAGGCCGAGATCACGGTGAGCTTTGACGGCAAGAGCGTGAGCGCCAAGAGCCTGCTGGGGCTGCTGACCCTGGCGGTTACCAAGGGCTCGGTGATCACGGTGGCGGCGGAGGGCGAGGACGCCGAGGCGGCGCTTGCCGCGCTCAGCGAGTTGGTGAGCAACAATTTCGGCGAATAG
- a CDS encoding fructose PTS transporter subunit IIB, whose translation MNEMKKLVGVAACPAGIAHTYIAAETLIKFAKKHGYDLKMETNGAGGTENRLTEEDIEEAEAIVLAVDTMVEMERFRGKPVLTVSSSDAIHRGEQVIQQIVDGKAEVYNP comes from the coding sequence ATGAATGAGATGAAGAAGCTGGTTGGCGTGGCCGCCTGCCCGGCAGGCATTGCCCACACATACATTGCAGCTGAAACCCTGATCAAGTTCGCCAAGAAGCACGGCTATGACTTGAAGATGGAGACCAATGGGGCTGGCGGCACTGAAAACCGCCTGACCGAAGAAGATATCGAGGAAGCCGAAGCCATTGTGTTAGCCGTTGACACGATGGTGGAAATGGAACGCTTCCGCGGCAAGCCGGTGTTGACTGTGTCATCCTCTGATGCCATTCATCGTGGCGAGCAGGTAATTCAACAGATCGTAGACGGCAAAGCTGAAGTTTATAACCCATAG
- the rpsG gene encoding 30S ribosomal protein S7 has protein sequence MARRRRPDKRISTPDVRYNSTEVQAFINRMMLDGKKSTATRLIYDAFELIEAKTKQNPLEVFQSALKNVGPSMEVRPRRVGGSTYQVPMEVNSARSFALAARWIVASARSRGGKSFAEKLAGELSEAAQGQGASVRKKEETHKMAEANRAFSHYRI, from the coding sequence ATGGCACGACGCAGACGCCCTGACAAACGCATTAGCACCCCGGATGTGCGTTACAACAGCACTGAGGTGCAGGCTTTTATTAATCGCATGATGCTGGATGGCAAGAAGAGCACCGCCACCCGCTTGATCTATGACGCTTTTGAGCTGATCGAGGCCAAGACCAAGCAGAACCCGCTGGAAGTTTTCCAGAGCGCTCTGAAGAACGTTGGCCCCAGCATGGAAGTGCGCCCTCGCCGTGTGGGTGGCTCCACTTACCAGGTGCCGATGGAAGTGAACAGCGCGCGCTCCTTTGCGCTGGCGGCTCGCTGGATCGTGGCTTCGGCCCGCAGCCGTGGCGGCAAATCGTTCGCCGAGAAGCTGGCTGGCGAACTGAGCGAGGCGGCACAGGGGCAGGGCGCTTCGGTACGCAAAAAAGAAGAAACCCACAAAATGGCAGAGGCCAACCGCGCCTTCTCCCATTACCGCATTTAG
- the rpsL gene encoding 30S ribosomal protein S12, whose protein sequence is MPTINQLVRKGRKTKRGKTKAPALQYVLNTYKQRRIRQPKGAPQKRGVCTVVRTMTPKKPNSALRKIARVRLSNGMEVTAYIPGEGHTLQEHSVVLVRGGRVKDLPGVRYHIVRGTLDTTGVNDRKQARSKYGSKRPKAGA, encoded by the coding sequence ATGCCGACAATCAATCAGCTAGTTCGCAAGGGCCGCAAGACCAAGCGCGGCAAAACCAAGGCGCCTGCGCTGCAGTACGTGCTGAACACGTACAAGCAACGCCGCATCCGCCAGCCCAAGGGCGCGCCGCAGAAGCGTGGTGTTTGCACAGTCGTGCGCACCATGACCCCCAAGAAGCCTAACTCTGCCTTGCGCAAGATCGCTCGTGTGCGTCTGAGCAACGGCATGGAAGTCACTGCCTACATTCCGGGTGAAGGCCACACGCTGCAGGAGCACTCCGTGGTTTTGGTGCGCGGCGGCCGTGTGAAGGACCTGCCGGGTGTGCGCTATCACATCGTGCGCGGCACGCTGGACACCACCGGTGTCAATGACCGCAAGCAAGCCCGTTCCAAGTATGGCAGCAAGCGCCCCAAGGCGGGCGCGTAA
- a CDS encoding DNA-directed RNA polymerase subunit beta, with protein sequence MAQALPTKTYSRLSTQLKLPDLIEVQLSSFRRLKSDGLGDLFHEISPIESYNKGMRLYFPSRTPEAKQWDLKYWFEEPKFSIEECIERDLTYASPLYISVLLAGPDVPEPIKQDIFLGDFPEMTEKGTFIINGTERVVVSQLIRSPGVYFEAPLDRATNRPLATAKLIPDRGAWMEFETRKADYLTLKFNRKRTVPITVLLRALCAVDDGNRTSPLKHGTDEEILALFADIDTNQDRQFIQATLNQEPDWDTNNGKLTIAQAALIEFFKRMRPGDPATLDNATEFLETQLFDQRHYDLERVGRYKLNQKLGQKERVSLDHRTMTKWDLVNLARRMILINNGVEKADDIDHLGNRRLKTVGELIQNKLRVGMRRMERVIKERMSIRDQEQLSPITLINIRPMVAALREFYGSSQLSQFMDQTNPLSELRHKRRVSALGPGGLRRERAGFDVRDVHHSHYGRICPIETPEGPNIGLIGNLASFARVNDYGFVETPYRRVLGKLAPDDKRLIGRKLREDVVDPKTERVVAKEGTRIDEKLAKDIAKVNVEEVLIVPYVSDEISFLSADDEDRYYIAQANALLSDENEFVRQRASCRYHSGFMFASPEEIDYMDVAPHQVVGISAALIPFLEHDDANRALMGSNMMSQAVPLLVPEVPLVSTGMESHAAKDSGQVIQAEEDGEVVSVSGDEVVIKGSKSKKDRAYKLRKYQRSNQSTCIDQRPAVLKGQRVKKGDVIADSSSTVDGLLALGQNAVVAFLSWEGGNFEDAILISEKMVQDDRFTSIHIEKYELEARDTKLGPEEITRDIPNVGEEAVKDLDEYGIVRIGAEVGPNDILVGKITPKGEKELTPEERLLRAIFGEKSRDVKDTSLRMPHGERGKVVDVQVFSREDNIELSAGVEKMVRVSVAQRRKITAGDKMSGRHGNKGVVSKVVPVEDMPFLEDGTPVDIILNPLGVPGRMNIGQILETHLGWAAKRLGFRALVPVFDGASENEIEAELARAWLVDQAWKETGERAWAWLAEQNGKYDAESLEDDNEVRNLYLEQWLGKEYSVNRLAQDPSYARQSAVREWLKEKGYNAEELLAFEQADISMNVRKERGQKAANACARLWLVSLGEDDPGKNADETELRAMAQQAMVKHHKPIPYLGKQALRDGMTGQQYDQPVTVGVMNMLKLHHLVEDKVHARSTGPYSLVTQQPLGGKAQFGGQRFGEMEVWALEAYGASYTLQEMLTVKSDDVVGRVKTYEAIVKGEPIEEPGIPASFRVLVKELQSLGLSVEAETEDGVIKFGKEEQRARPPRLGTGLLGLGEDLKKTP encoded by the coding sequence ATGGCGCAAGCTCTTCCCACCAAAACATATTCCCGTCTGTCCACGCAGCTGAAACTGCCCGACCTTATTGAGGTGCAGCTCAGCTCGTTCCGCCGCCTTAAGTCTGATGGCTTGGGCGACCTGTTCCACGAGATCTCTCCCATTGAGTCCTATAACAAGGGCATGCGCTTATATTTCCCCAGCCGCACGCCGGAAGCGAAGCAGTGGGACCTCAAGTATTGGTTCGAAGAGCCCAAGTTCTCTATTGAGGAGTGCATTGAGCGCGACCTGACCTATGCCAGCCCGCTGTATATTTCCGTGCTGCTGGCCGGGCCGGATGTGCCTGAGCCGATCAAGCAGGATATTTTCCTGGGCGACTTCCCGGAGATGACCGAGAAGGGCACCTTCATCATCAACGGTACCGAGCGCGTGGTGGTATCGCAGCTGATCCGCTCGCCGGGTGTGTATTTTGAAGCCCCGCTGGACCGCGCCACCAACCGCCCGCTGGCGACCGCCAAGCTGATCCCTGACCGCGGCGCGTGGATGGAGTTCGAGACGCGCAAGGCCGACTACCTGACGCTGAAATTCAACCGCAAGCGCACCGTGCCCATCACGGTGCTGCTGCGCGCCCTGTGCGCCGTGGACGACGGCAACCGCACCTCGCCGTTGAAGCACGGCACCGACGAAGAAATTCTGGCGCTGTTCGCCGACATTGACACCAACCAGGACCGCCAGTTCATTCAGGCGACCCTGAACCAGGAACCGGATTGGGACACCAACAACGGCAAGCTGACGATTGCACAGGCCGCGTTGATCGAGTTCTTCAAGCGCATGCGCCCGGGTGACCCGGCCACGTTGGACAACGCCACCGAGTTCCTGGAGACCCAGCTGTTCGACCAGCGTCACTATGACCTGGAGCGCGTGGGCCGCTACAAGCTCAATCAAAAGTTGGGCCAGAAGGAGCGCGTCTCGCTGGACCATCGCACCATGACCAAGTGGGACCTGGTCAACCTGGCCCGCCGCATGATCCTGATCAACAACGGCGTCGAGAAGGCTGACGACATTGACCACCTGGGCAACCGCCGCCTGAAGACGGTAGGCGAGCTGATCCAGAACAAGCTGCGCGTGGGTATGCGCCGCATGGAGCGCGTGATCAAAGAGCGCATGTCCATCCGTGACCAGGAGCAGCTCTCGCCGATCACCCTGATCAACATCCGCCCGATGGTGGCGGCGCTGCGTGAGTTCTATGGCTCAAGCCAGCTCTCGCAGTTCATGGACCAGACCAACCCGCTGTCTGAGCTGCGCCACAAGCGCCGCGTCTCGGCCCTGGGCCCGGGCGGCTTGCGCCGTGAGCGCGCCGGCTTCGACGTGCGTGACGTGCACCACTCGCACTACGGGCGCATCTGCCCGATCGAGACGCCCGAAGGCCCGAACATCGGCCTGATCGGCAACCTGGCCTCGTTCGCGCGTGTGAACGACTATGGCTTCGTGGAGACCCCGTACCGCCGCGTGCTGGGCAAGCTGGCGCCGGACGACAAGCGTCTGATCGGCCGCAAGCTGCGCGAAGACGTGGTGGACCCCAAGACCGAGCGCGTAGTTGCCAAGGAAGGCACTCGCATTGACGAGAAGCTGGCCAAGGATATTGCCAAGGTCAATGTGGAGGAAGTGCTCATCGTTCCGTATGTGTCGGATGAGATCTCCTTCCTCTCGGCCGATGATGAAGACCGTTACTACATCGCGCAGGCGAATGCGCTGTTGAGCGACGAGAACGAATTCGTGCGCCAGCGTGCCTCCTGCCGTTACCACTCCGGCTTTATGTTTGCCAGCCCGGAGGAAATTGACTATATGGACGTGGCGCCTCACCAGGTAGTGGGTATCAGCGCTGCGCTCATCCCGTTCCTGGAGCACGACGACGCCAACCGCGCCCTGATGGGCTCGAACATGATGTCGCAAGCCGTGCCGCTGCTGGTGCCTGAGGTGCCGCTGGTCTCGACCGGTATGGAGAGCCACGCCGCCAAGGACTCCGGCCAGGTGATCCAGGCCGAGGAAGATGGCGAAGTCGTCTCCGTGAGTGGCGACGAAGTGGTCATCAAGGGCAGCAAGAGCAAGAAAGACCGCGCCTACAAGCTGCGCAAGTATCAGCGCTCCAACCAGAGCACCTGCATTGACCAGCGCCCGGCTGTTTTGAAAGGCCAGCGGGTCAAGAAGGGTGATGTGATCGCCGACTCCTCCTCGACTGTGGATGGGTTGCTGGCCCTGGGCCAGAACGCGGTGGTGGCCTTCCTCTCGTGGGAGGGTGGCAACTTTGAAGACGCCATCCTGATCAGCGAAAAGATGGTGCAGGATGACCGCTTCACTTCGATCCACATTGAGAAATACGAACTCGAGGCCCGCGACACCAAGCTCGGCCCCGAAGAGATCACGCGCGACATCCCCAACGTGGGTGAGGAAGCCGTGAAAGACCTCGACGAGTATGGCATCGTGCGCATTGGCGCCGAGGTTGGCCCCAACGACATCCTGGTGGGCAAGATCACGCCCAAGGGCGAGAAGGAGCTGACCCCGGAAGAGCGCCTGCTGCGCGCCATCTTCGGCGAGAAGTCACGCGATGTGAAAGACACCTCGCTGCGCATGCCGCACGGTGAGCGCGGCAAGGTGGTAGACGTGCAGGTCTTCTCCCGCGAGGACAACATTGAGCTGTCCGCGGGTGTGGAGAAGATGGTACGTGTCTCCGTGGCCCAGCGCCGCAAGATCACGGCCGGCGACAAGATGTCTGGCCGCCACGGCAACAAGGGTGTGGTTTCCAAGGTGGTGCCGGTGGAGGATATGCCCTTCCTGGAAGATGGCACTCCGGTGGACATCATCCTGAACCCGCTGGGCGTGCCCGGCCGTATGAACATCGGCCAGATCCTCGAGACACATCTAGGCTGGGCGGCCAAACGCCTCGGCTTCCGTGCCCTGGTGCCCGTGTTTGACGGCGCCAGCGAGAACGAGATTGAAGCTGAGCTGGCACGTGCCTGGCTGGTGGACCAAGCTTGGAAGGAAACCGGCGAACGTGCCTGGGCCTGGCTGGCTGAGCAGAACGGCAAGTACGACGCCGAGTCTCTGGAAGATGACAATGAAGTGCGTAACCTTTACCTGGAGCAGTGGCTGGGCAAGGAGTACAGTGTCAACCGCCTGGCACAAGACCCGTCTTACGCCCGCCAGTCGGCGGTGCGTGAGTGGCTGAAGGAAAAGGGCTACAACGCCGAAGAACTGCTGGCTTTTGAGCAGGCCGACATCTCCATGAATGTGCGCAAAGAGCGTGGCCAGAAGGCTGCGAATGCCTGCGCCCGCCTGTGGCTGGTAAGCCTGGGCGAAGATGACCCCGGCAAGAACGCGGATGAGACCGAACTGCGCGCCATGGCCCAGCAAGCCATGGTGAAGCACCACAAGCCCATCCCGTACCTGGGCAAGCAGGCCCTGCGTGACGGCATGACCGGCCAGCAGTATGACCAGCCGGTGACCGTGGGCGTGATGAACATGCTCAAGCTGCATCACCTGGTGGAAGACAAGGTGCATGCCCGCTCCACCGGCCCGTACAGCCTGGTGACCCAGCAGCCGCTGGGTGGTAAGGCTCAGTTCGGCGGCCAGCGCTTCGGTGAGATGGAAGTGTGGGCACTGGAAGCCTATGGCGCCTCCTACACCTTGCAGGAGATGCTGACGGTCAAATCTGATGATGTTGTGGGCCGCGTCAAGACCTACGAAGCCATCGTCAAGGGTGAGCCGATCGAGGAACCGGGCATTCCGGCCTCGTTCCGTGTGTTAGTCAAGGAACTGCAGTCCCTGGGCCTCTCGGTGGAAGCTGAGACCGAGGACGGCGTGATCAAGTTCGGCAAGGAAGAGCAGCGTGCTCGCCCGCCGCGCCTGGGCACCGGCCTGTTGGGCCTGGGTGAAGACCTGAAGAAAACACCTTGA
- the fusA gene encoding elongation factor G, with the protein MANYPLEKFRNIGIIAHIDAGKTTTTERILFYTGKTHRLGDVDEGNTVTDWMEQERERGITIVSAAVTAEWKGHLINVIDTPGHIDFTAEVQRSLRVLDGGVVVFDAVMGVEPQSETVWRQADRYNVPRICFINKMDRIGASFERSVESIRARLGANPINMQLPIGAESGFQGVVDLLSMKSIIWTDDGSKPVEGEIPADLVAAATEQRERMVEAIAETDDELTVKYLDGQEIGIDEMKAALRRAVIAGKANAVFCGSSLKNRGVQAVLDAVIDYLPSPLDVPAVKGIDPRTEEVIERHATNDEPAAALVFKIVADPYVGRLAYFRVYSGKVEKGGSIYNPVKRQRERVGRLIRMYADRREEIDVVEAGDIGAVLGLKNSITGDTLCDETKQIVLEAISFPEPVISIAVEPKTAVDQDKMAEALHRLAEEDPTFRVKSDPETAQTVIAGMGELHLEILVDRMMREYGVQANVGRPRVAYRETMTREVKKAEMRYAKQSGGRGQYGHVVFEMAPDEPGKGVTFENKVVGGAIPKEYIPAVQKGVMEAAESGIVGGYPVVDVKVTLYDGSFHEVDSNEMAFKMAASMAFKEGMRIGKAVLMEPIMKVEVTVPEEFLGDIVGQLSARRGEIQGMDMRPGGVQAIRAMMPLSEMFGYATELRSATKGRGAFTMEFDHYTQVSEKLAEELIKAN; encoded by the coding sequence ATGGCTAATTACCCACTCGAGAAGTTTAGAAACATAGGCATTATTGCCCACATTGACGCTGGTAAGACCACCACCACCGAGCGTATCTTGTTCTACACCGGCAAGACGCACCGCCTGGGTGATGTGGATGAAGGCAACACTGTGACCGACTGGATGGAGCAGGAGCGCGAGCGCGGCATTACGATCGTATCGGCCGCAGTGACCGCCGAGTGGAAGGGCCATCTCATCAACGTGATCGACACCCCGGGTCACATTGACTTCACCGCTGAAGTGCAGCGCTCCCTGCGCGTGCTGGACGGCGGTGTGGTTGTGTTTGACGCCGTGATGGGCGTGGAGCCGCAGTCTGAAACCGTGTGGCGCCAGGCTGATCGCTACAACGTGCCGCGTATCTGCTTCATCAACAAGATGGACCGCATCGGCGCCTCTTTTGAGCGCAGTGTCGAGAGCATTCGCGCCCGCCTGGGCGCCAACCCGATCAACATGCAGCTGCCCATCGGCGCCGAATCCGGCTTCCAGGGCGTGGTTGACCTGCTGTCGATGAAATCGATCATCTGGACCGACGACGGCAGCAAGCCGGTCGAAGGCGAGATCCCGGCTGACCTGGTGGCGGCTGCCACCGAGCAGCGCGAGCGCATGGTGGAAGCCATCGCCGAAACCGACGACGAGCTGACCGTCAAGTACCTGGACGGCCAGGAGATCGGCATCGACGAGATGAAGGCAGCCCTGCGCCGCGCCGTCATCGCCGGCAAAGCCAATGCTGTATTTTGCGGCTCTTCTTTAAAGAACCGTGGTGTGCAGGCCGTGCTGGACGCAGTTATCGATTACTTGCCTTCCCCGCTGGATGTTCCGGCGGTCAAGGGCATTGACCCGCGCACTGAGGAAGTTATCGAGCGTCACGCCACCAATGATGAGCCGGCCGCTGCGCTGGTGTTCAAGATCGTGGCTGACCCGTATGTGGGCCGCCTGGCCTACTTCCGCGTGTACTCCGGCAAGGTGGAGAAGGGTGGCTCCATCTATAACCCGGTCAAGCGCCAGCGTGAACGCGTGGGCCGCTTGATCCGTATGTATGCTGACCGCCGTGAGGAGATCGATGTGGTGGAAGCCGGCGACATTGGCGCCGTGCTCGGCCTCAAGAACTCCATCACGGGTGACACCCTGTGTGACGAGACCAAGCAGATCGTGCTCGAAGCCATCAGCTTCCCCGAACCGGTGATCTCCATCGCGGTGGAACCCAAGACCGCCGTTGACCAGGACAAGATGGCCGAAGCTCTGCACCGCCTGGCCGAAGAAGACCCGACTTTCCGCGTCAAGTCTGACCCTGAGACGGCCCAAACGGTTATCGCCGGCATGGGTGAGCTCCACCTGGAGATCCTGGTGGACCGCATGATGCGCGAATACGGCGTGCAGGCCAACGTAGGCCGCCCGCGTGTAGCCTATCGTGAGACGATGACCCGCGAAGTTAAGAAGGCCGAAATGCGCTACGCCAAGCAGTCCGGCGGCCGCGGCCAGTACGGCCATGTGGTCTTCGAAATGGCTCCGGATGAGCCCGGCAAGGGCGTGACCTTCGAGAACAAGGTCGTGGGTGGTGCTATTCCCAAGGAATACATCCCGGCTGTACAGAAGGGCGTTATGGAAGCCGCTGAGTCCGGCATTGTGGGCGGCTACCCGGTTGTTGACGTCAAGGTAACCCTGTATGACGGTTCGTTCCACGAAGTCGACTCCAATGAAATGGCGTTCAAGATGGCTGCCTCCATGGCTTTCAAGGAAGGCATGCGCATTGGTAAAGCCGTGCTGATGGAGCCGATCATGAAGGTGGAAGTTACAGTGCCCGAGGAGTTCCTGGGCGATATCGTGGGCCAGCTGAGCGCCCGCCGTGGCGAGATCCAGGGTATGGACATGCGCCCGGGTGGCGTGCAGGCGATCCGCGCCATGATGCCGCTTTCGGAGATGTTCGGTTACGCCACGGAACTGCGCTCGGCCACCAAGGGCCGCGGCGCCTTCACCATGGAATTCGATCACTACACTCAGGTCTCGGAGAAGCTGGCCGAAGAGCTGATCAAAGCCAACTAG
- a CDS encoding PTS fructose transporter subunit IIC, with protein sequence MDRKAIYRHLMSGVSYFIPFIVAGGVLISFAFLFDAANSGTATFGASNPVSAWLLSTGATAIGMMLPILGGYIAYSIADRPGLLAGVVVGLLARDGGSGFLGTIAGAFLAGWIINLLKGALKGLPRSFEGAKTLIIYPVVGTILVALGMIAINAFVAPLNNAVNGFLQNLSTGNAAVLGAVLGAMAAFDVGGPVNKAAYLFSVATLTGADGSAVPSVAMGSIATAAFAISGGCALATILFPKKFTEELRDAGKAATIMGLSFIAEGAIPFVIAHPKVVLPSIMTGAAVGGALAGLTGITLSAPIGGIFTIPLVNNVPLYLLFGAIGTLVAAVMMGMLLPNATEEKKK encoded by the coding sequence ATGGATCGTAAAGCTATATATCGTCATTTGATGTCGGGTGTTTCGTACTTCATCCCGTTCATCGTGGCCGGCGGCGTGCTTATCTCGTTCGCCTTCCTGTTCGATGCGGCCAACTCTGGCACGGCGACTTTCGGCGCCAGCAACCCGGTTTCGGCCTGGCTGTTGAGCACCGGCGCCACGGCCATCGGCATGATGCTGCCCATCCTGGGCGGTTACATTGCCTACTCCATCGCTGATCGCCCGGGCTTGCTGGCCGGTGTGGTTGTGGGTCTGTTGGCCCGCGATGGCGGCTCGGGTTTCCTGGGCACCATCGCCGGCGCGTTCCTTGCGGGCTGGATCATCAACCTGCTGAAGGGCGCCCTGAAGGGCTTGCCGCGCTCGTTTGAAGGCGCCAAGACCTTGATCATCTACCCCGTGGTGGGCACCATTCTGGTGGCCCTGGGCATGATCGCCATCAACGCCTTCGTGGCCCCGCTCAACAACGCGGTCAACGGCTTCCTGCAGAACCTGAGCACCGGCAATGCGGCGGTGCTGGGTGCGGTGCTGGGCGCCATGGCGGCGTTCGATGTGGGCGGCCCGGTGAACAAGGCGGCCTACCTGTTCTCGGTAGCCACCCTGACCGGCGCGGATGGTAGCGCGGTTCCCTCGGTAGCGATGGGCTCGATTGCCACGGCGGCCTTCGCCATCAGCGGTGGCTGCGCCCTGGCCACCATCCTGTTCCCCAAGAAGTTCACGGAGGAACTGCGTGATGCGGGCAAGGCGGCCACCATCATGGGTCTGAGCTTCATTGCTGAAGGCGCAATTCCCTTCGTGATCGCTCACCCCAAGGTTGTGCTGCCCTCCATCATGACGGGTGCGGCGGTTGGCGGTGCTTTGGCCGGCCTGACCGGCATCACCCTCAGCGCGCCCATCGGCGGCATTTTCACGATCCCCCTGGTGAACAATGTCCCGCTGTACTTGCTGTTTGGCGCCATCGGTACCCTGGTGGCGGCGGTCATGATGGGTATGCTGCTGCCCAACGCTACTGAAGAGAAGAAGAAGTAG